One Nomascus leucogenys isolate Asia chromosome 22a, Asia_NLE_v1, whole genome shotgun sequence DNA segment encodes these proteins:
- the HOXD3 gene encoding homeobox protein Hox-D3, with amino-acid sequence MLFEQGQQALELPECTMQKAAYYENPGLFGGYGYSKTTDTYGYSTPHQPYPPPAAASSLDTDYPGSACSIQSSASLRAPAHKGAELNGSCMRPGTGNSQGGGGGSQPPGLNSEQQPPQPPPPPPTLPPSSPTNPGGGVPAKKPKGGPNASSSSATISKQIFPWMKESRQNSKQKNSCATAGESCEDKSPPGPASKRVRTAYTSAQLVELEKEFHFNRYLCRPRRVEMANLLNLTERQIKIWFQNRRMKYKKDQKAKGILHSPAGQSPERSPPLGGAAGHVAYSGQLPPVPGLAYDAPSPPAFAKSQPNMYGLAAYTAPLSSCLPQQKRYAAPEFEPHPMASNGGGFASANLQGSPVYVGGNFVESMAPASGPVFNLGHLSHPSSASVDYSCAAQIPGNHHHGPCDPHPTYTDLSAHHSSQGRLPEAPKLTHL; translated from the exons ATGTTATTTGAGCAGGGTCAGCAGGCCCTGGAGCTTCCTGAGTGCACAATGCAGAAGGCTGCTTACTATGAAAACCCAGGACTGTTTGGAGGCTATGGCTACAGCAAAACTACTGACACTTACGGCTACAGCACCCCCCACCAGCCCTACCCACCCCCTGCTGCTGCCAGCTCCCTGGACACTGACTATCCAGGTTCTGCCTGCTCCATCCAGAGCTCTGCCTCTCTGAGAGCCCCAGCCCACAAAGGAGCTGAACTCAATGGCAGCTGCATGCGGCCTGGCACTGGGAACAgccagggtgggggtggtggcagcCAGCCTCCTGGTCTGAACTCAGAGCAGCAGCCACCACAACCCCCTCCTCCACCACCGACCCTGCCCCCATCTTCACCCACCAATCCTGGAGGTGGAGTGCCCGCCAAGAAGCCCAAAGGTGGGCCCAATGCTTCTAGCTCCTCAGCCACCATCAGCAAGCAGATCTTCCCCTGGATGAAAGAGTCTCGACAGAACTCCAAGCAGAAGAACAGCTGTGCCACTGCAG gaGAGAGCTGCGAGGACAAGAGCCCGCCAGGCCCAGCATCCAAGCGGGTACGCACGGCATACACGAGCGCGCAGCTGGTGGAATTGGAAAAGGAATTCCACTTCAACCGCTACTTGTGCCGGCCGCGCCGCGTGGAGATGGCCAACCTGCTGAATCTCACGGAACGCCAGATCAAGATCTGGTTCCAGAACCGGCGCATGAAGTACAAGAAGGACCAGAAGGCCAAGGGCATCCTGCACTCGCCGGCTGGCCAGTCCCCTGAGCGCAGCCCACCGCTCGGCGGCGCCGCTGGCCACGTGGCCTACTCCGGCCAGCTGCCGCCAGTGCCCGGCCTGGCCTACGACGCGCCCTCGCCGCCTGCTTTCGCCAAATCACAGCCCAATATGTACGGCCTGGCCGCCTACACGGCGCCACTCAGCAGCTGCCTGCCACAACAGAAGCGCTACGCGGCGCCGGAGTTCGAGCCCCATCCGATGGCGAGCAACGGCGGCGGCTTCGCCAGCGCCAACCTGCAGGGCAGCCCGGTGTACGTGGGCGGCAACTTCGTCGAGTCCATGGCGCCCGCGTCCGGGCCTGTCTTCAACCTGGGCCACCTCTCGCACCCGTCGTCGGCCAGCGTGGACTACAGTTGCGCCGCGCAGATtccaggcaaccaccaccatggACCTTGCGACCCTCATCCCACCTACACAGATCTCTCGGCCCACCACTCGTCTCAGGGACGACTGCCGGAGGCTCCCAAACTGACGCATCTGTAG